The Polaribacter tangerinus genome has a segment encoding these proteins:
- the infC gene encoding translation initiation factor IF-3: MRVIKEDQHRINEKIKYVDEVRLVGDNVEIGVYSLEKAKELAAEQELDLVEISPKAKPPVCKIIDYKKFLYEQKKREKALKSKATKVTIKEIRFGPQTDEHDYEFKKKHAIKFLQDGAKLKAFVFFKGRSIIFKEQGQILLLKLAQELEEYGKVEQLPKLEGKRMIMFIAPKKVK; encoded by the coding sequence TTGAGAGTAATCAAAGAAGATCAACATAGAATTAATGAAAAGATTAAATATGTTGATGAAGTTCGTCTGGTAGGCGATAATGTAGAAATTGGTGTATATTCTTTAGAAAAAGCTAAAGAATTAGCAGCTGAACAGGAATTAGATTTGGTAGAAATTTCGCCAAAAGCAAAACCTCCTGTTTGTAAAATTATTGATTACAAGAAATTCTTGTATGAGCAGAAGAAGCGAGAAAAAGCCCTAAAATCTAAAGCAACAAAAGTTACTATTAAAGAAATTAGATTTGGACCGCAAACAGATGAGCATGACTATGAATTTAAGAAAAAACATGCTATAAAATTCTTACAAGATGGCGCAAAACTAAAAGCATTTGTTTTTTTCAAAGGGCGTTCTATCATCTTTAAAGAGCAAGGACAAATACTGTTATTAAAACTTGCCCAAGAATTAGAAGAGTATGGTAAAGTAGAACAGTTACCTAAATTGGAGGGAAAACGTATGATTATGTTTATTGCTCCTAAAAAAGTAAAATAA